Genomic window (Gemmatimonadota bacterium):
GCTCCTGGCCCGCGTCGATGAGCATCACCTCCACGCCAGCCGCAGCCGCCGTCGCGGCCGCCGCCAGCCCCGCAGGACCGCCGCCGATGACCAACACGTCCACGTGGGCGTGGCGCTTGTCGAATCGCGCGGGGTCTTCGCCGTCCTGCAGGTAGCCCTTGGTGATCCGGTTCGCCCCCTCGAGCCGCATCCCGTCCACCAGTCGCATGGCCGAGAGCCGGACGAGCGGTTCCGTCACCCCGGTCTCGACCACCTGGGCAAACCCCGTCGGTTCCTCGAGGCCGGACGCCATGATCCCGCGCGGACGCCCCGCGCTGACACTCGTGCCAATGACGTCGACCCCGGCACCCAGCAGCGCCGACGCCGCCGTGTCCCCGGCAAAGCCAGCGTAGCGCGTGCCGTCGAACCAGAAGGACAACGGCCGCGTGCGATCCACGCGCCCACCACGCGAAAGCCGCCTCATGGCGCCTCCCCGATGGGCCGGACCTCGAGAAGCTCGTGCGTCAGCGTGCTCCGCACCACATGGAACCACTGCCGGCATCCTGCCGCATGCACCCACCGCTCGGCGTAGCTGCCTGCCGGGTTCGAGCGGACGTAGAGCACCCGGGCCCAGGTCGCATCATCGGCGTCTGGCGGGATGGGGACCCCCTCCCCGCCATACCGAAACTCCTCCTCCTCACGCGGCCCACACCAGGGACAAGGGATCTGCAGCATCAGTGCGCGCTCACTCCCGCGCCGTGCTCATCGATCAGGGCCCCGGTCGTGAACCGGTCCAGGGTGAAGGGGGCATTCAGCTCGTGGGGTTCCCCGGTCGCAAGCGTGTGGGCGAACACCCAACCCGATGCCGGGGTCGCCTTGAAGCCCCCGGTGCCCCACCCACAATTGAGGAACAGGTCCCGGACCGGCGTCACACCCAGGATCGGCGACGCGTCCGGTGTCATGTCGACGATCCCCGCCCATACACGCAGCACGTGGGCCCGCGCCATGATCGGGTACAACTCGAGCGCCGCCTGGAGCTGGTGCTCGAGGATGTGGAACGACCCGCGCTGTGCGTAGG
Coding sequences:
- a CDS encoding sarcosine oxidase subunit delta, giving the protein MLQIPCPWCGPREEEEFRYGGEGVPIPPDADDATWARVLYVRSNPAGSYAERWVHAAGCRQWFHVVRSTLTHELLEVRPIGEAP